GCTACGACTACATCATCAACACGTTGAAACTCAAACAGGCCGCTGGGACGCTGAGTCCAGCCGATCTCTCCAGCCTGGCTATGTACCTGACTAAAAACTACGACGCCGATAGAGACTTTCTGCCGGTGGATGCACGAAATCAGCGTTAATCAAGGTGCGCACTTCAAGCTTCCACAAGACCCCACTGTCACACAACCACCATGAATCTGGCGTAGATGTGTGCTGCACTTTTTGATTGAACACTTTTGAACTGGCATGGATGCGCTATGAGCGAACAAGGCTCACATACGGAATTACCTGTAGACACGGGGCTGGCCTGTTTGGTGGTGCTGGCGCGCCTGCATGACATTGCGGTGAGTGCCGAGCAGTTGGCTCACGAATTTGGCCCCGAAGGCCGCTCTTGTGCAAAACAGGAATTGCTATTGGCGGCGATGAAGTCGGGCCTCAAGGCAAAGGCTATCCACACGACGACGGGGCGCCTCGACCAAACCCCACTTCCGGCGATTGCGACAGACCTTGATGGCACCTTCTTTATCATTGCCAGGGTCGACCAGGGAAAGGCGCTGATTCACGATCCCCGTCAGGCGCGTGCCGAAGTCATCGACTATGAAACGTTGCAGTTACGATGGACCGGCGAGTTGATTCTCCTGCGATCCGAAACGGGGTCGTCCAATCAACCTTCTCGGTTTGATTTCACCTGGTTTATTCCAGCCATCATCAAGTACCGCAAGTTGCTCGGTGAAGTGCTGTTGGTGTCGTTCGTACTTCAAGTGTTTGCGCTGCTGACGCCACTGTTTTTCCAGGTGGTGATGGACAAGGTATTGGTCCATAACGGGCTTACGACTCTGGACGTGGTTGCCACCGGATTACTGGGCATCATGATTTTCGAGTCGGCCTTGAGTGGCCTGCGCACTTACCTGTTTGCCCACACCGCCAGCCGCATTGATGTCGAGCTCGGTTCGCGGCTGTTCCGTCATTTGGTCAATCTGCCCTTGGCGTACTTTCAAGCTCGGCGGGTTGGGGACTCCGTGGCCAGGGTGCGTGAGCTCGAAAACATCCGCAGCTTCCTCACCGGCAACGCCATTACGGTGGTGCTCGATGTGCTGTTCTCAGTGGTTTTTATTGCTGTGATGTTCTACTACAGCGCGTGGCTGACCTTGATTGTCCTGTTGTCGCTGCCCTTGTATTTCTTGGTATCGCTGATAGTTACACCCGTCCTGCGTGCGCGTTTGCAAGATAGCTTTGCACGCGGTGCGGAAAACCAGGCATTTCTGGTCGAGACCGTGAATGGCATCGATACGGTGAAGTCCATGGCGGTTGAACCTCAGGTCGTCCGCAAATGGGAGGATCAGATTGCTGGCTACGTTGCCGCAGGTTTCAAGACCCAAAACCTGTCGGCGATTGCCAACGAGAGTGTGTCCTTTATTGGAAAACTGGTCACGGTAGCGACGCTTTGGATGGGCGCACGCCTGGTGATTGACGGTCAATTGACGGTGGGCGCACTGATAGCGTTCAACATGATGGCCGGCAGGGTCTCCCAACCGATTATGCGTCTGGCGCAGCTCTGGACCAGTTTTCAGCAGACCGGCGTTTCTGTGCAGCGCCTGGGGGATATTCTGAACTCGCGCACGGAAATGGCTCAGGCGGCGCGCAGTGCGCTACCACCGTTGAAAGGTCATATTGAATTTGACCAAGTGCATTTCCGGTATCGGGTGGATGGCTCTGAAGTCTTGCGCGGTATCAGCGTGCAGATCGAGGCAGGGCAAGTCATTGGCGTGGTGGGGCGTTCGGGTTCTGGAAAGAGCACGCTGACGCGTTTACTCCAGCGCTTGTATGTTCCGGAACGTGGGCGAGTACTGGTCGACGGCATGGATCTGGCGTTGGCCGATGTGTCGTCGTTGCGCAGGCAGATTGGTGTGGTGCTCCAGGACAACATGCTGTTCAACCGCAGCATTCGGGAAAACATCGCACTCACAGACCCCGGTATCGCGTTGGAGTCGGTCATGCAGGCCGCACAGATGGCCGGCGCCCACGAGTTCATCCTGGAACTGCCTGAAGGCTACGACACCGTGGTCGGGGAGCACGGGGCCTCCTTGTCTGGCGGCCAGCGTCAACGAATCGCCATCGCTCGCGCGTTGATCGGCAACCCGCGCATCCTGATTTTCGACGAAGCCACCAGCGCGTTGGACTATGAGTCGGAGCGCGTCATTCAGCAGAACATGCAAAGCATTTGCGCCGGTCGCACCGTCATCATCATTGCGCATCGGCTGTCCGCAGTGCGTGACGCCCACCGCATTCTGGTGGTGGACCGCGGACAAATTGTCGAGCAGGGATCCCATGCTGAATTGTTGGCACATCAGGCAGGACATTACTCACGCCTGCACCGCATGCAACAAGGATAAAAACAGGGCAGGGAGATAGTTAGCATGGCATTGGCACTGCTACAGCGTTATCGGCAAGTCTGGAGAGAGTCCTGGGGCCAGCGCAAGAGGATGGAAACGCCCAAGCGACTACCCCATGAGCTGGCGTTTATGCCGGCTGCTTTGACCTTGCAGGACAGCCCGGCGCATCCGGCCCCGCGAGTCTTCGTTTGGGGGATCATGCTGTTTTTTGTCCTGGCGCTTGCCTGGGCTTACTTTGGAACCATCGAAGTGGTGGCCGTCGCCTCCGGGAAAATAGTCCCCAGTGGTAAAACCAAGCTGATCCAATCCATCGAAACTGCGGTGGTCAAGGCGATCCACGTCAGTGACGGGCAGCGTGTGCAAGTGGGTGAGGTGCTGATCGAACTGGATGCGACTTCGGCTGATACTGAGGTACGACGCACGCAGGGTGACTTATTGGCAGCGCGTATAGATCGCGCCCGTAGTACGGCGATGCTGCAGGCTATCGAGCACCAGCAAGAGCCGATGCTGGCGCGTGACAGCATGGTGGATCTCAGCCCCGAGCAGACGCTGAATGCCCAGCGCTGGTTGCAAGGGCAATATCAAGAGTATCGAAGCCAGTTGGCGCAGGCAGAAGCTGAGATTCTGCAGCGCACTGCGGACATCCAGGCTGCGCAGGTGCAGGTGGTCAGCTTGCGTCAGGCGTTGCCGATCGCGACACAGTTGGCTAAGGACTATCAACTCTTGCTAGCCCAGCAATATGTTGCCCGCCATGAGTACCTGCAAAAGGAACAAGCACGCTTGGATGTGTTGCGCCAACTGAGTGTGCAACAGGCCAGCGTATTGCAATCCACGGCTGCCCGGGGCGAAGCACAACGTCGACGCGAAGGCGTGGTGGCGCAGACTCGACGCGCCATGCTGGATCTGCAACAAGAGGCTGTCCAGAAGGAAGCGAGCCTGGTTCAGCTGCTGACCAAGGCCCGCTATCAAGAAACCCTTACCCAGCTCAAGGCGTCGGTAGCTGGCACTGTCCAGCAACTGGCGGTGCATACCGTGGGTGGTGTGGTAACGCCAGCGCAGGCATTGATGGTCATCGTGCCTACCGACCAGCCCGTTGAAGTGGAAGCCCTGCTGGAAAACAAGGATGTGGGTTTTGTCCGCGCCGGCCAGGCGGTGACCGTCAAGGTGGAAACCTTCACCTTCACTCGTTATGGCACCGTTGAAGGGGAGGTGATCGGGGTGTCCAACGATGCGATAGACGATGAAAAGCGTGGGCCCGTCTACAGCAGTCGGATTCGACTGAAAGAGGATCATTTGAATATCAAGGGAGAACGCGTTGCGCTATCGCCGGGTATGTCGGTCACGGCGGAGGTCAAAACGGATCAGCGTCGGGTGCTGGATTACTTCCTGAGCCCTTTGCAGCAGCATGTTCAGGAGAGTTTGAGAGAGCGCTAGGCGACTATTTTCATGGATGGGGTTCGGTCTTGCGCGGCTCGAACAGTCTTAGGTTTAAGGTCCTCACTTTTGATGGCGTGCTCTGTGCAGCTAAAACTAAAAATACTCCTCACGGCGATACTTCTTACGACGATTCCACTTATAGGGAGCGCCACAGTGCCATGTACTTTTGAAAATAAGGGGCTGGGTGGTGGGCCGTCTTTTAAGTTTAATTTTTCAAAAGAAGAGTGCCGACTCGTGGAAACCCGTAACGGCAGTGTTGTGACGCTTACAGTTCAATATCCGGAGATGAAATTGATAGGTGCCAGAGTGGTGGATGACTCTGTGGTTGTCTTGCGGATGAGCCATATTGATTCTGAAAGATACGACCAAAATGGAATCGTCGGAACGCGGGAGCCAGATAGGCGCTTGGGCACTATCGATATTTATGATGTTGGATCTGACGAAATGTATCGTTTTCGTGGCAAGGATGGTGAAGTTGTCTTTGTGAGGAATATGGGAAATACCTATTTGGCTAAAAGGCTTGTGGCGGGAGACGTATTTGTTTTTTATCAATATTCAAAAAACCATCAGGATCTTGAATATTTAGATGCGACTATCACGGGTTTTTTAAGTCAGAAACTGGTTCGCTGAGGGACTGAGTATGAATCTTGTTGAGTTTGATTCTAATCCATCAAGGTGGAAACCTTCACCTTCACCCGTTATGGCACCGTTGAAGGGGAGGTGATCGGGGTGTCCAACGATGCGATAGACGATGAAAAGCGTGGGCCCGTCTACAGCAGTCGGATTCGACTGAAAGAAGATTATTTGAATATCAAGGGAGAACGCGTTGCGCTGTCGCCGGGTATGTCGGTGACGGCGAAGGTCAAGACGGATCAGCGTCGGGTGCTGGATTACTTCCTGAGCCCTTTGCGCCAGCATGTTCAGGAGAGTTTGAGAGAGCGCTAGGCGGACTATTTTCATGGATGGGGTTCGGTCTGGCGCGGCTCGAACAGTCTTAGGTTCAAGGTCCTCAATTTCGATGGAATGCTCTGTGCAGCTAAAACTGAAAATACTTCTCACTGCGATACTTCTTACAACTATTCCACTTATAGGGAGCGCCTCAGTGCCATGTACTTTTGGAAGTAACGCTCGCGGAGGCGAGTTATCTTTTAAATTTAATTTTTCCGAGGAGGACTGTCAGCGAGTTTTTACTCGGGATGGTAGTTCGTTGGCACTTTCCGTTCAATACCCGGAAATGCGCTTAGTCAAGGAAAGAGTATTAGATGGTGAATTGATAATTTTGCGTATGAGCCATATTGATCCTGAGCGATATGACCAAGATAGGGTGATCGAAGGGCGTAAGCCAGACAGACACATAGACGATATAGATGTTTATGTTGTCGGCTCATTGGATGTGTATCGTTTTCGAGGCAAAGACGGTGCCATCGTTTTTGTCAGTGATTGGGGTAATACCTACGTGGCGACACGTCTGTTCGCGCACGATATTTCTATTTCTTACCAATACTCTTCAAACCATAAAAACGTTAAGGACATGGATGCTGCTGTTCTGTCCTTTCTCGATGAACATCTTATTCGCTGAGGTGCTGATGTATGAATATCGTCAATTTTAACGCCGAGCAAGACTCAGCACTTCGAGCCTTTTTAGTCGAAAAAAATTACCCGGCTGCGTATGACTATATGCGTTTGCTGATAAATGAAACGTTACTTCATACGACTGATGAGCGAGTGAGGCAAGATCTTGAGGCTGCTTCCACGTGGCTCAAGTCTGCGAGTGCTATAAATCGGAATGATGGCTCGTTTACCAGTGAGATGGTACGCGGTTCCATGTGGGCGGCTGTTGCATTATCAGGGGGTAGCCTTACGGATGCTCAATTCCAAAAAGCGTCAGATAACCTGGCAAGTTCTGTTTTAAGCAGAACATTATTTTTAGGCGGTTTTCCTGAAACTCAGAACGTTCTCGACGAAGATGTAAACTCCGCTGTAAATGAGTTTGGACTGGCACGTTGGCAGTGGGCCGGAACGGTAGGCGATATACTTCCGGTTGCGCTCGGTGGCCTCGGTTATGACTATGTTCAGATCCCTGGTGAGACCTCCACTGAACTTGTCAGCAATTACGGTTTTTCGCTTATACAAAATGCCGCGGGTATCGGTCGATGGCTTGCCCACGGCGTAGAGGAGACCGGTGAAGCAGTCATTATCGTTACCCGAACAGTTGACTGGCAAAAACTTATCCTCATGCCTTTCCTAGGGCTTGCGCCCCTCGACAATCCCCTCCAGCCGTCGACACTCGCCACGGCCGAGGGTATACGTGCCATCGACGTCAATGCTGACGGCAATGTGCAACTGATGGTGCCGCTTGCATCCAGTGCTGTTGGTGAAGCGACATTGCTCTACAAGAAAGATAGCGTTCAAATCAGCGTCGCCGGAATTTCCTTAATGGAGGTCCCGAAAGATTCGACTATTACCGTTGGAAAGCAAAACGTTTCTGTATCACACAGCTATGGCGACTTGTCGGCTACCTATCGTTTGACGGCTCAAGGGGTAGCCGTCGCATGGAGAAACGCCGATGGTGGATTGGCGGTGGAGCAGACCTACGGTTTCGATGGACTGCCTGTAAACACCACCTGGAAGCAGAACGGTCAAACGTTCACCGGACCTGCACAGGATCTGGCCGCGTTCATCAGCCAGACGTCTACCCAAGCTGGCGCGTTGGTCTTGTCCCAGACCCTGGCATCTCAGCAGACACAAATAGGAGCCCTATTGGCTGCACCTGCCGAGGGGGCATTCGCTGCTGCAGAAAATGCCCTGTCCTTGAAGGCTCTGCAGCATCGCCTGGCCCAGGAACCCTATTCTGATCGCTGGTCACCCACTGCATTGGGCGCCAGTATTCCTTTTGCACTGAGATTGTCGAACGGCTTACAGGCGGCAATCCAGCAAGTACTCAATATTGCTCAGCAAGGCTGGGGTACTTACAACGTTGGGGTCGTCACCATCCTACCGTTGGAGGTATCGGGATCTGGCCAATACCATCTGCCGCTGGTGTTGGACTTGGCAGGCAACGGCATAAAAATGCTCCCACCGTCACAAAGCAACGCCATGTTCGATCATAACGCCGATGGGATAAAGAGCGCGGTGGGATGGGTCGGGGCGGACAACGGCATCCTGGTGTTTGATACCAATGGCAATGGCGCTATCGATAATGCAACCGAGTGGTTTGGGGAGTCCTTCTCGGTACCTGGAAGCAAGGCACCTGCAGGGCAAAATGGCTTTTCCGCACTGGCGACCCTCGCCGCTTCTGGGAGTGCGGTTTTCTCTCGGGATACCGCGTTGATCAACCCCTCGACCGGGGGCAGTTATTTTGACGCCGTTAAAGTTTGGGTGGATGCGGATCAGAATGGCATTTCTACACCTGACGAACTGAAAACATTGACGTCTCTGGGTATCGCATCCATTGACCTGATATCGACGCATGACGGCCGTCAGGTGGGAGGGGGGTTAATCGATTCCACCGCCGGTTTTACGTTCACCAATGGCACACGAAGAGATATTGCCGATATTGGGTTGGCCGAGAAAGCCGAGGCTGCTCAAGGGGCCGCGCCCATCAACCCAGGCACCCTGATATTTGCCGATTACGCCTCCAAAGGTTACGCGTCGATGGCCGCAGGCCAGGCGCGCGGTGCTGACGCGGCGCTGGCAACGACGGCGCCTGACTTTGTAGGTTATACGGCCGCGTTGCAGGCCTGGTCAGTCAAGCAGCGTTATCGCAGTAGCCAGGGGTTTCCCAACCCTTTGCTCGGGGTGCGCGATCGAACGCTCATCACCTTCTATGAAGGTGAAAGTGGTGCCCAACAAGGGAGCACTGCCGGTAAGCAAGTGATGGCATTGCTACAGCAGGGCTCGACGTACTACGGCTCTGTTCGCGCCACTCTGCAAGCCGTTGATGCGGGGACGATGGCGCTGGAGCAGGCGCAAACTGCGGCGCAAATTGGCAACGCCGTGCCGAGCGCTGAGGCGCGTTCGACCGCCCAAGCCAAGGCACATTCTGCCGCTATCTCATGGGGCGCCGCAGCGGCCTCGTATTTGACCACCTCAGAGGCGTGGGCTGCTTACACCGGCAGGTTGGAAGCCTTGCGCGGCCAAGTGAACAGCCTGGTTCCGGTGAATAAGAATTCAATCGGCCATTTACCCGGGAATAATACTTTTTTCTCCCCCGATGATGCGGGTTTCGCTGCGGATACCTTTACCGCTTACGCCGCCTTATTGCAATTGTCCAGGGACCTCAAAGTCGGTATCGACACGTCTCTTGGGGCGTTCGCGCAATCAGCGGGTTACGCCAAGGCCTACACCGGTGTGGCGGGAGGGACAGTGGCTGTCGACAAAGGCTACAACTTGATTCTCGCGGGCAGCGGCGCGCAACGCTTCGTGCTCAATAACAGTGTCGATAACGTGCTGGTCAGCCAGGCTTCCGGGCAGGTGACTCTGCAAGGATTTCAGGCGGGCAGCGCTGGCGATCAGGTTCAGTTGCTTGGACTTGGCGATAGCGCCTCTCTCATTCGCACCCAAGATGGCCTGCGTGTAATAGCCGCCGGCGGCCAACGCTATGTTGATCTATTGGGCGCCAATGCATCGGACTTGAGCCTGTTTGCCAATTTCAGCGGTGTACGCACACTGTCGTTCGCTGGCTATGACCAGGCCGGAGTACGCAGTCTGCGAAATAACGGGCTCAACGACGGCCAAGTGCATATCAACGAGATCATTGCCTCACGCTACGGCGATACGCTGATAAGTGGCGATTGGAGTTCTGTGCTCAGAGGCGGCATTGGCAACGATACTTTTCTGGTAACCGGGCGAGGCGCCTGGATCGATGGTGGAGCGGGCACCGATGTCGTTAGCTATACAGAGATAGCCGGCGGTGTGAACGTCAATTTGTCCTCAGGACGCGATAGCCTGGAAAGTACGCTGTATAACATCGATAACGTTATCGGCTCCGCGTGGAGCGACACATTGACAGGCACCACCGCCAATAATGTGTTGGCAGGTGGTCGAGGCAATGATCGGCTTGAAGGCGGTGGTGGCAACGATGTGTACGTCTTCGATCGGGGAGACGGCCAGGATAAAGTGATCAATGGTGTCTCGGGCAATACCGGGCCGAGTTCGATACTGAAGTTACAAGCAGGTATAAAGGCGGCCGACTTGTGGTTGGCACGCGAAGGCAACAACCTGCTTGTAGCTGTGTTGGGCAGCCGTGACCGCATCGAAATTCAGGACTGGTTCGCAGCCGACTACCGCCAGCTCGCGGCTATCGAACTGTCCAACGGTCTGAGGCTTGGCAACGATGCGTTGGAACTGGCCATTGCCACTCAACAATCCTGGAAACAAGCCAATTCCGGTTTTAATCCCGTAGACCCATTGACGATAAATAAGCCTCCGTCGCTGGACGCTTATTTTACCGCCCATGTGGACGTGCCACTGGTGCCTTCGATTTCAAATGTCGCGCTCGAAACGCGTAGGGTTTATGAGTCGGGCGCGGTCACGCAAGGCGCAGGTCTGGCGACGACGGCCGCCAACCAGGCCGCGGCGGCAATTGCGGCGTTGGGCAGCAAGAGTGCTCAGGCCAGCAGCCTTGGCCGTCAGGTGTCGCTGATTTACCTGGTCCCCAGTATGAACACCTACCGTTATTACAATAGCCAGGACCCACAGGCCTATATCCTCACGACACAGTTCAATTTCGATTCGACCAACCCAATGACGGGCCGACCCAAGAGCGTGGTCAGCTACGAGCGCATCAGCGCGCTGAAGGCGGATGCCTTTTATGTAAAGCATATTTTCGAGGTATCTTCTCCGCCGTCCTCGACGACCAGCAACCCCTATCTGGAACGTGGCGTGGGTGCTGTTGCCGCCTCTGTTGCCGCCTTCGCATCGATCAACAGTTCACTGTCGCTGACTACGAGCGTGGGGCAAGCAGTGGCGTCTTCAGCCAGCGCTCGGCAATCTGCGTTGGGCCAGGCGGTCAACGCGAATGACACGAAAAGTGCCGCGACCGCACACTCAGCCAAAGAGGCAGCGACCGTATTTGAGCGCGGGTTGGGCAGTACGGTTTCACTCTATCAAAATGCACTCGATGGCTTGGCAGGCTCATCGGCGCTGATCGCTCAAACAGCGGCCAACCTCGCAAGCATCCTGCCGCCAACTGTCGTTACGACAACACAACGTTACGTTACCAAGAGTCTATTTCCGCCTTTTACTCCGGCACACTGGGTAACGGTGACCAGCACCAGCCGTTACGAATGGGCGTCTACTGTCGATAGGGACAAAGCCAATGCATTGCTAACGGCTCAGGCGAGTGCGCAAGAAGCGTACACCCAAGCAAGCGCCAGTCTGCAAACCTACAAAACGGCGTTGGGATCGGTGTTGGGTTACGCTGATGTTCAGTTCGTTTCGGGTAGCCAAGTCTCAGCGGTCGCTGCTGCGTCCGCAAGCTTATTGATTTCAGGCGCCGGGAATGGGCATGGCATGACCGGCGGTGCAGGCCGCGATATGTTTTTGTTCACGCAGTCGGCGGGAGCAACCGGTCACCGCATCAATGCTTTTCAGGCCGGAGTTTCAGGCGACCGATTGCTGCTGAGTTCAGCCTCCAGCACGGCTTACCTGGATGAAGATGCTTCGGCGCAGGCCCGTCTGTCTTTCTCGCCAGGCACTCCTTTACTGACCTTAACCGGGGTCAATCTCAATGCTCTCTCCCTGTACGACAATCTATTAGGTGTTGCTACCGTGGATTACTCCGGTTCAAGCAAAGGGATAGTTGCGCAACTTGACTCACTCACGCCACGGGATTTTGATGGCTTTACCCATGTGCAAAACCTCAACGGCAGTGCTTTCGCTGACCGGTTGAGCGGTGACAGTCGGGACAACGTACTCAATGGTGGGGCCGGTGATGATGTTCTGACGGGCAAGGGCGGAAACAACGTGCTGAGCGGTGGTGCCGGTAATGATATGGCCAGTTATGAAGGCGCCCCAACCGGCGTGGTCGTAGATCTGGCTAAAGGCACGGCAAGCAACGGGTACGGTGGGATCGACCGGCTGACGAGTATTGAGAACCTTCTGGGCTCCAGCCACGACGATATCCTGTCGGGAGATACCGGTAGCAACCGACTTGAAGGAGGAGGGGGCAATGACTTGCTGATCGGCGGTGGTGGCTATGACCACTATGTAATTGCCAGAGGGCGGGGGCACGACACTCTTATCAATGGGATAGGAGAAGCCCGGGGTGCCCTGCGCATCGACAACGAGTCCCGTGAGTCGCTGTGGTTTCAGCGGGCGGGTAATGATCTGCGCGTGCAACTATTGGGCAGCGATACCGACATCACTGTGCAGGGCTGGTATGACAACTCCGTCAGCCGGCTGGACAGGATCGCCCTCGGTGGAAGCCATACGGACTATCTACTGGGGACGCAGGTTGACCAGTTGGTTCAGGCAATGGCAGGGTTCAGTGGCAGTCATCCCGGATTTGATCCGAAGGCATCGGGCGTTATCTCAGATGCTTCGTTACTGGCAACGTTGAGCAGTAGCTGGTTGACGAGTCCTGCGGCTTAAACATCAGATCTTAGACGCGGTTGACGTGCAACCGCGTCGTGTTTGACCCTAAAGCATTGCGGCTATCTCCATTAGAGGGACTCTTCGCCATTTTCTGAAAACCATCTAGTGACCTCTTCTATTGCTGCACCCAGGGCATGCTGGTTGTGCAGAAGCAGAGCGTCTGCCGTGGCGATGTTGGAGTCTGAATTATTTGGCATGGATTAGTCCTTGATCGAGGCGTCTGCAGAGACTAGTCCATTGCAGCCGGATCATGCTCAACCAATCAATCTCGACGCTTTGTTTTCCGCACCCAAATAGCGCACCAGTCCCATATCAGAACCATATGGCCTTTTTTCAGACGCCAAAAACCACAAAACCCAAACTTTCTCTAGGAAAGCAGTAGTTTGCGCTTACTGAATGTGGCGATGAAGAAGCGATTCGAACTCCCACAAACCTTTCCCACCATCATTGCTTCTTGTGATACATCGTTACTGTCCGCTTATGGCTGTAGATTCAACCGGTCGCTAGCTAACGTCAGCTTTTGGCCGATTGCAGCCCTTCGCGACAGGCAGTTATCGATCCCAAAGGGACACCGGAGCAGGTTATCTACCAGCTGTGTGTTTGGAGGTGTGTATTGTTGAATTTGCCGCTACCCTTCTGGGACATCATGCAATAAGGACTATGCACATGAATGTCGGAATGGCTCATGCGATTGAGGCCGCAGAAAGCGAGTATTTGTGTGCCCGCGTCGAGAGTTTGTCTCGGATAAGTGGAAACCCTTTTGGTGCTCGTGTGTTTTTCAACGAAGCTTTTCCATGCTTTCAGGTGAAGGCATCACCTAGCCCGATGCTCAATCGCATCTACGGCGATAGTACTGACAGACCCAAGCCACTACTGAGCTTGCTCAAGGAATCAGCAGAGTATTCGACAGTAATGCCTCTTATCGGAAAGGCCTCGACTTTGAAGCAGTACGCTTTGGTGGGTGAGAGGCGGCTGGAGCGTCTGAGGGGGTGGACGCATCTGCAACTCGCGTGCACCATCGAAAATGTGGTCTTGAATCACCACTCATTCGAAATCGAAGAAGCCACCTCACAAACGCTTCCTGAGTTCGCAACCTTGCATGCGAGTGGATTTCATACCAAGCCAGAGCATCTTCAGTTGAGCCAGGCTTCGTTCGCAGGACTGATGTCAAATGAACGTCTGAAAATCTACGTTCTTAAAGCTGATGGAAAGGTCGTGGCAGGAGCGTTGATGTACCTGGCCTGCAATGGAGTTGCCTACCTTGGGACGGCTGCCACCCGAAAAAATGCACGAGGCCAGGGCTACCATGGAGCCTTGATATCTCATCGGGTAGAGCAAGCAAAAAAACACGGCAGTCTTGTGATCGCCGCAACCGCGCTTCCCAGCTCGCAAAGTCGCCGAA
The genomic region above belongs to Pseudomonas sp. S35 and contains:
- a CDS encoding type I secretion system permease/ATPase, whose translation is MSEQGSHTELPVDTGLACLVVLARLHDIAVSAEQLAHEFGPEGRSCAKQELLLAAMKSGLKAKAIHTTTGRLDQTPLPAIATDLDGTFFIIARVDQGKALIHDPRQARAEVIDYETLQLRWTGELILLRSETGSSNQPSRFDFTWFIPAIIKYRKLLGEVLLVSFVLQVFALLTPLFFQVVMDKVLVHNGLTTLDVVATGLLGIMIFESALSGLRTYLFAHTASRIDVELGSRLFRHLVNLPLAYFQARRVGDSVARVRELENIRSFLTGNAITVVLDVLFSVVFIAVMFYYSAWLTLIVLLSLPLYFLVSLIVTPVLRARLQDSFARGAENQAFLVETVNGIDTVKSMAVEPQVVRKWEDQIAGYVAAGFKTQNLSAIANESVSFIGKLVTVATLWMGARLVIDGQLTVGALIAFNMMAGRVSQPIMRLAQLWTSFQQTGVSVQRLGDILNSRTEMAQAARSALPPLKGHIEFDQVHFRYRVDGSEVLRGISVQIEAGQVIGVVGRSGSGKSTLTRLLQRLYVPERGRVLVDGMDLALADVSSLRRQIGVVLQDNMLFNRSIRENIALTDPGIALESVMQAAQMAGAHEFILELPEGYDTVVGEHGASLSGGQRQRIAIARALIGNPRILIFDEATSALDYESERVIQQNMQSICAGRTVIIIAHRLSAVRDAHRILVVDRGQIVEQGSHAELLAHQAGHYSRLHRMQQG
- a CDS encoding HlyD family type I secretion periplasmic adaptor subunit produces the protein MALALLQRYRQVWRESWGQRKRMETPKRLPHELAFMPAALTLQDSPAHPAPRVFVWGIMLFFVLALAWAYFGTIEVVAVASGKIVPSGKTKLIQSIETAVVKAIHVSDGQRVQVGEVLIELDATSADTEVRRTQGDLLAARIDRARSTAMLQAIEHQQEPMLARDSMVDLSPEQTLNAQRWLQGQYQEYRSQLAQAEAEILQRTADIQAAQVQVVSLRQALPIATQLAKDYQLLLAQQYVARHEYLQKEQARLDVLRQLSVQQASVLQSTAARGEAQRRREGVVAQTRRAMLDLQQEAVQKEASLVQLLTKARYQETLTQLKASVAGTVQQLAVHTVGGVVTPAQALMVIVPTDQPVEVEALLENKDVGFVRAGQAVTVKVETFTFTRYGTVEGEVIGVSNDAIDDEKRGPVYSSRIRLKEDHLNIKGERVALSPGMSVTAEVKTDQRRVLDYFLSPLQQHVQESLRER